One Campylobacterota bacterium DNA window includes the following coding sequences:
- the htpG gene encoding molecular chaperone HtpG → MAKHQFQTEVSQILHLMIHSLYSNKEIFVRELVSNASDALDKLNMLVLTDDKYKGIAFAPRIDISIDKEAKTLTISDTGIGMNETDLVENLGTIAKSGTKAFLEQLTGDQKKDSKLIGQFGVGFYASFMVADRVEVISRKAGEENAYKWSSMAGSEYEIEPSTRESHGTSIIMHLKEDESEFLDAWRIENIIKKYSNHIPFPIFMDKEEWVAPKEGEEKGHNETVNKQINKANALWTISKNDITDEEYKDFYSSIAHDSSEPLLWMHNKAEGSLEYTTLFYVPSKAPMDLYRVDYQSGIKLYINRVFITDDEKELMPTYLRFLRGVIDSADLPLNVSREILQSNKVMAKIKNASVKKVLGELAKLAENDAAKYDAFYKEFGNVLKEGLYSDFGNREKILELLKLNTLNSDTPVMFGDFVKNVDEEKKEIYYITAKMSLQMLKNSPALERFKAKGIDVLVLNEEIDTIVFPMVSEYNEYKFINVADAKLEASEEEKKEQEEKAKGLESFTTQLENALGEKVKKVETTFDLTESAVCLKIDKEDPGYMMAQMMKQFGQMGGDVPPIKPILQINPNHELIKKLSDSADMNLIEDAAHVLLDQAKLYEGETLEDTAGFIARLNRIMAKAL, encoded by the coding sequence ATGGCAAAACATCAGTTTCAGACTGAAGTCTCACAAATCTTGCACCTCATGATCCACTCTTTGTACTCCAACAAGGAGATTTTCGTCCGCGAACTCGTCTCGAACGCCTCCGACGCCCTCGACAAACTCAACATGCTTGTCCTCACGGACGATAAGTACAAGGGGATCGCGTTCGCACCCCGCATCGACATCTCCATCGACAAAGAGGCCAAAACCCTCACGATCAGCGACACCGGAATCGGGATGAACGAAACCGACCTTGTCGAGAACCTCGGGACCATCGCCAAATCGGGGACCAAAGCGTTCCTCGAGCAGCTCACGGGCGATCAGAAAAAAGACTCCAAACTCATCGGTCAGTTCGGGGTCGGATTCTACGCGTCGTTCATGGTCGCCGACCGCGTCGAGGTCATCAGCCGCAAAGCGGGCGAAGAGAACGCCTACAAATGGTCGTCCATGGCGGGAAGCGAATATGAGATCGAGCCTTCTACCCGCGAGAGCCACGGTACGAGCATCATCATGCACCTCAAAGAAGACGAGTCCGAGTTCCTCGACGCATGGCGGATCGAAAACATCATCAAAAAATACTCCAACCACATCCCCTTCCCGATCTTCATGGACAAAGAAGAGTGGGTCGCTCCCAAAGAGGGAGAAGAGAAAGGGCACAACGAAACCGTCAACAAGCAGATCAACAAGGCCAACGCCCTCTGGACCATCAGCAAAAACGACATCACCGACGAAGAGTACAAGGATTTCTACTCCAGCATCGCCCACGACTCTTCCGAACCGCTCCTGTGGATGCACAACAAAGCCGAGGGATCGCTCGAATACACCACCCTTTTCTATGTCCCCTCCAAAGCGCCGATGGACCTCTACCGCGTCGATTACCAAAGCGGGATCAAGCTCTACATCAACCGCGTCTTCATCACCGACGATGAAAAAGAGCTCATGCCGACCTACCTGCGCTTTTTGCGCGGGGTGATCGACTCGGCCGACCTGCCGCTCAACGTCAGCCGCGAAATCCTCCAGAGCAACAAGGTGATGGCAAAGATCAAAAACGCTTCGGTCAAAAAAGTGCTCGGCGAACTGGCCAAACTGGCCGAAAACGATGCAGCCAAATACGACGCGTTCTACAAAGAGTTCGGCAACGTCCTCAAAGAGGGGCTTTACAGCGACTTCGGCAACCGCGAGAAGATCCTCGAACTCCTCAAACTCAATACCCTGAACTCCGACACCCCCGTCATGTTCGGTGACTTTGTGAAAAATGTGGACGAAGAGAAAAAAGAGATCTATTACATCACGGCGAAAATGAGCCTCCAGATGCTCAAAAACTCTCCGGCGCTGGAGCGCTTCAAGGCCAAAGGGATCGACGTCCTCGTCCTCAACGAAGAGATCGACACGATCGTCTTCCCGATGGTAAGCGAGTACAATGAGTACAAGTTTATCAACGTCGCCGACGCGAAACTCGAAGCGAGCGAAGAGGAGAAAAAAGAGCAGGAAGAGAAAGCCAAAGGGCTCGAATCGTTCACGACGCAGCTCGAAAACGCCCTCGGCGAGAAGGTCAAAAAGGTCGAGACGACGTTTGACCTGACCGAGTCCGCCGTATGCCTCAAAATCGACAAGGAAGACCCCGGCTACATGATGGCGCAGATGATGAAGCAGTTCGGGCAGATGGGCGGCGACGTACCCCCCATCAAACCGATCCTGCAGATCAACCCGAACCACGAGCTGATCAAAAAACTCAGCGATTCAGCCGACATGAACCTCATCGAGGATGCGGCGCATGTGCTGCTCGATCAGGCGAAACTCTATGAGGGGGAAACTCTCGAAGATACCGCTGGGTTTATCGCGCGGTTGAATCGGATTATGGCTAAGGCGCTGTAA
- a CDS encoding type II toxin-antitoxin system RelE/ParE family toxin has translation MSKKINVVFYQSPSGNEPVREWLKSLEPHDRQIVGCDIKTVEYGWPIGMPVSRPLGNRLYEVRSHISDKRIARVIFTIMDDWMVLLHGFIKKSQQTPKEEIDLAIKRLKEIR, from the coding sequence ATGAGTAAAAAAATAAATGTCGTTTTTTATCAAAGCCCATCCGGTAACGAACCCGTGCGCGAATGGCTCAAATCATTAGAACCGCATGATCGTCAGATCGTCGGCTGTGATATAAAAACCGTCGAATACGGATGGCCTATCGGGATGCCCGTATCACGTCCGCTCGGAAACAGACTCTACGAGGTGCGGAGTCATATTTCCGATAAACGGATCGCGCGGGTGATCTTTACGATCATGGATGATTGGATGGTATTGCTCCACGGGTTTATCAAAAAGAGCCAACAAACCCCGAAAGAAGAGATAGATTTGGCGATCAAACGCCTCAAGGAGATACGATGA
- a CDS encoding XRE family transcriptional regulator produces MKPQGIGTGFDDFLEAEGMLAEAEAVAIKRVIAYQLAETMKKEHITKTEMAKRMKTSRSAIDRLLDPLNTSITLATIESAVNAMGKRLQIQMV; encoded by the coding sequence ATGAAACCTCAAGGAATCGGCACCGGTTTCGATGATTTTTTGGAAGCAGAGGGGATGCTCGCAGAAGCCGAAGCGGTTGCGATCAAACGCGTCATCGCCTATCAGCTCGCCGAGACGATGAAAAAAGAGCATATTACCAAAACCGAAATGGCAAAACGGATGAAAACCAGCCGCAGTGCCATCGACCGTCTCCTTGACCCACTCAATACCTCGATCACCCTCGCAACGATCGAAAGTGCGGTCAATGCAATGGGAAAACGATTACAGATTCAGATGGTTTAA
- a CDS encoding peptidylprolyl isomerase, whose translation MAWATARHILVATEEECNALKTQIEEGLDFAEAAVQNSKCPSGRKGGDLGRFGPGQMVPEFDRAVFTGDVGVLYGPIKTQFGYHLLEVTGRG comes from the coding sequence ATGGCATGGGCAACCGCACGACATATTCTCGTAGCGACGGAAGAAGAATGCAACGCACTCAAAACACAAATCGAAGAGGGTCTTGATTTCGCGGAAGCGGCGGTTCAAAACTCCAAATGCCCATCAGGACGCAAGGGAGGCGATCTAGGCCGTTTCGGACCGGGTCAGATGGTTCCCGAGTTCGACCGGGCGGTCTTTACGGGCGACGTCGGCGTCCTCTACGGACCGATCAAAACCCAGTTCGGATACCACCTGCTCGAAGTCACGGGACGCGGTTAA
- a CDS encoding S24 family peptidase, producing METITLDYFENVDGEPRKKELVFSSSLIQHPYTPASLFVIRVEGQSMEPVIRHDSLVVADLSQKDFEDGAIFLVHKDDRMWIKKASLVEGEEYFVSINEGYEHLVYRSGDVRIVARALLTFTGL from the coding sequence GTGGAAACGATCACTCTGGATTATTTTGAAAACGTCGACGGGGAGCCCCGGAAAAAAGAGCTGGTTTTCTCTTCTTCGCTGATCCAGCACCCCTATACCCCCGCGTCGCTCTTCGTTATCCGGGTGGAAGGGCAATCGATGGAGCCTGTTATCCGGCACGATTCGCTGGTCGTTGCCGATCTGTCCCAAAAAGATTTTGAGGACGGAGCCATTTTTCTGGTCCATAAAGACGATCGGATGTGGATCAAAAAAGCATCGCTGGTAGAGGGAGAAGAGTATTTTGTTTCCATCAACGAGGGGTATGAACATCTGGTCTACCGATCCGGGGACGTCAGGATCGTTGCCAGAGCGTTGCTGACGTTTACGGGGCTGTAA
- a CDS encoding GGDEF domain-containing protein has product MLRAGRIVMPVLDPLYDASPERWKAFEEWDRPSRTLQIRSVTLLTGLLYIVFSFIDALLLPQDILPFATLMHLYILPPLLFMISAMTYIGRLYRVTVAVLAVSPVVANLGNLYLYGLLYPLSPYLAEIYTPEVSLSIIWMFAISGLRLPQALLSATVTGVAHLAYELYLGIPPEVLCIHTLWIVAAVSFGILSALILDKKNKQIFLDSRELEHLATTDKLSGLYNRMKIEADCLEEIERVKRYGGTFSIILLDIDHFKEINDTCGHNVGDHVIQKLAQIMDESVRSVDRAGRWGGEEFLILLPETAGEQAFRVAEHLRTRIEHSDFSPACRVLISAGVAEYARGDTIEKIVQRADEALYAAKEGGRNQTRMQIPA; this is encoded by the coding sequence ATGTTGCGTGCAGGCCGTATCGTGATGCCCGTTCTGGACCCTCTCTACGACGCCTCCCCCGAACGTTGGAAGGCATTCGAGGAGTGGGACCGTCCCTCGCGGACCCTCCAGATCCGTTCCGTTACCTTGCTGACCGGGCTGCTGTACATCGTTTTTTCGTTCATCGACGCTCTGTTGCTGCCCCAAGACATCCTTCCGTTCGCGACGCTGATGCACCTCTATATCCTCCCCCCGCTGCTGTTTATGATCAGCGCGATGACGTACATCGGGCGCTTGTACCGCGTCACCGTTGCGGTACTCGCCGTGTCTCCCGTCGTCGCGAATCTGGGGAACCTCTATCTCTACGGTCTGCTTTATCCGCTCTCTCCTTACCTGGCCGAGATTTATACCCCGGAGGTGTCGTTGAGCATCATCTGGATGTTTGCGATTTCGGGGCTGCGGCTCCCCCAGGCGCTGCTGAGCGCGACGGTGACGGGCGTGGCCCATCTGGCATACGAGCTCTACCTGGGGATTCCCCCCGAAGTGCTTTGCATCCATACGCTCTGGATCGTCGCGGCGGTATCGTTCGGCATTCTCAGCGCCCTCATTCTCGACAAAAAAAACAAACAGATTTTTCTCGATTCCAGAGAGCTCGAGCACCTCGCCACGACCGACAAACTCAGCGGCCTTTACAACCGGATGAAGATCGAGGCGGACTGTCTTGAGGAGATCGAACGGGTCAAGCGTTACGGGGGGACTTTTTCGATTATTCTCCTCGACATCGACCATTTCAAAGAGATCAACGACACCTGCGGGCACAACGTCGGCGACCACGTGATCCAGAAACTGGCGCAGATCATGGACGAATCGGTCCGTTCGGTTGACCGGGCAGGGCGCTGGGGGGGCGAGGAGTTTTTGATCCTCCTCCCCGAAACTGCGGGGGAACAGGCCTTCAGAGTCGCCGAACATCTCCGAACCCGTATCGAACACAGCGACTTTTCACCCGCATGCCGGGTACTCATCAGTGCCGGGGTGGCCGAATACGCCCGCGGCGATACGATCGAAAAGATCGTCCAGAGAGCCGACGAAGCGCTCTATGCGGCCAAAGAGGGAGGGAGGAACCAGACCCGTATGCAAATCCCCGCTTAG
- a CDS encoding PDC sensor domain-containing protein, whose translation MKQMMQIYRTNRETVEAFLLTTISDKPYAQFDESQVRATFKNLPCLSDLYVIDAQGVQITPTWRRNAHDTSMKGADKGYFINRIRFDEHGNYVSNPYICAHSGQPKVSVARRFADGTVVVFDLDLVSVMTRMHLIDSDRLISKLSVWVYAMLGGGLVLLALFLGVYGLVGFVKALSSFGDEMLQHVFKSIIGITLAIAIYDLAKTILEKEVFFRSLTLEEGNEYATLTKFLTSIIIALSIESLMVVFKVAINDIGQMNYALYLLSGVGILIVSMAILTFVSRKKAEAKE comes from the coding sequence ATGAAACAAATGATGCAGATTTACCGCACCAACCGCGAGACGGTGGAGGCTTTTTTGCTCACGACGATCAGTGACAAGCCCTACGCGCAATTCGACGAGTCGCAGGTGCGCGCGACGTTCAAAAACCTCCCCTGTCTGAGCGATCTCTACGTCATCGACGCGCAGGGGGTGCAGATCACCCCCACATGGCGCCGCAACGCCCACGATACGTCGATGAAAGGGGCCGATAAAGGGTATTTTATCAACCGTATCCGCTTCGACGAGCACGGGAATTACGTCTCCAATCCCTACATCTGCGCCCATTCGGGCCAGCCCAAGGTGTCGGTCGCACGGCGTTTTGCCGACGGGACGGTGGTCGTATTCGACCTCGATCTTGTTTCGGTGATGACCAGGATGCACCTGATCGACAGCGACCGGCTTATTTCGAAACTTTCGGTATGGGTCTATGCGATGCTCGGCGGCGGACTGGTGCTGCTCGCCCTCTTTTTGGGAGTGTACGGCCTTGTCGGATTCGTCAAGGCGCTTTCCTCGTTCGGCGACGAGATGCTCCAGCACGTTTTTAAATCGATCATCGGGATCACGCTGGCGATCGCGATCTACGACCTGGCGAAAACGATCCTCGAAAAAGAGGTGTTCTTCCGTTCCCTGACACTCGAAGAGGGGAACGAGTACGCGACGCTGACGAAGTTTCTCACCTCAATCATCATCGCCCTGTCGATCGAGTCGCTGATGGTGGTGTTCAAAGTCGCGATCAACGATATCGGCCAGATGAACTACGCCCTCTACCTGCTCAGCGGGGTGGGGATACTGATCGTTTCGATGGCGATCCTCACCTTCGTCAGCCGTAAAAAGGCCGAAGCCAAAGAGTGA
- a CDS encoding zinc-dependent peptidase: protein MNYYGALFWIVAALGSAAFASYALYRLFRRRELSRIDALPFPAEYETILASTPHFPKLAEEDRQEMRRRILRFIHTKDFVGIGTRIDDEMRVLIAFYASLLLIRKNAPLPYPHLSTILIYPDSVVIEQNRNDGGVVTSEEVAIDGQSADGTVIITWDAARAEALEMGDYNLILHEFAHEIDFMNGEIDGVPPMAQEHYLAWIDVFDREFETLEALVRDHSQLGKYELFGADAALDEAEFFAVATERFFGAAEDFKEDFGELYERLRTFYGIDAAELFSQSDSAPIR, encoded by the coding sequence ATGAATTACTACGGCGCCCTTTTCTGGATCGTAGCGGCCCTCGGAAGTGCGGCATTCGCATCGTATGCCCTCTATCGCCTCTTCAGACGCAGAGAACTTTCGCGGATCGACGCACTCCCTTTTCCTGCCGAATACGAAACCATCCTTGCATCCACCCCCCATTTTCCGAAACTGGCAGAAGAGGATCGGCAGGAGATGCGCCGCAGAATTCTCCGTTTTATCCATACCAAGGATTTTGTGGGGATCGGTACCCGCATCGACGATGAGATGCGGGTTCTCATCGCCTTTTACGCCTCGCTGCTGCTGATCCGCAAAAACGCCCCCCTTCCCTATCCCCATCTCTCCACGATCCTGATCTATCCCGATTCGGTCGTCATCGAACAAAACCGCAACGACGGGGGGGTGGTCACGAGCGAAGAGGTGGCCATCGACGGCCAGTCGGCGGACGGTACGGTCATCATTACGTGGGACGCCGCGCGGGCCGAAGCGCTGGAAATGGGAGACTACAATCTGATCCTCCACGAATTCGCCCACGAAATCGATTTCATGAACGGCGAAATCGACGGCGTTCCGCCGATGGCGCAGGAGCACTATCTAGCGTGGATCGACGTGTTCGACCGCGAATTCGAGACCCTCGAAGCGCTCGTGCGGGACCATTCGCAGCTGGGGAAATACGAGCTGTTCGGAGCCGACGCCGCACTGGATGAAGCGGAGTTTTTCGCCGTTGCGACGGAGCGGTTTTTCGGTGCGGCGGAAGATTTCAAAGAGGACTTCGGCGAGCTGTATGAGCGGCTGCGCACCTTTTATGGGATCGACGCCGCCGAGCTGTTTTCGCAAAGCGACAGTGCGCCGATCCGTTAA
- a CDS encoding polysaccharide deacetylase family protein: MTTRLTVFLTLLLQLFLFAAPRYEIRGESAMLDANMSRFLQHWRTSTTAPIREGNYTNVRLCADCGDTKTVALTFDDSPDENTTFAILDVLKRYDVKASFFMIAAPMNDLNATAVKRAHDEGHLVLNHSFTHPRLTVLPPERLIGEIRTASEKIASITGRFPRLVRPPYGSISRSVVDTLNAEGYTTVLWSLDSLDWVIKDPLEIERNVIANVRPGDIVLMHSSRSNTATAKALGPIIERLRAMGYRFETLDRHLGVESYRDR; the protein is encoded by the coding sequence ATGACGACGCGACTGACTGTTTTTCTGACCCTGCTTCTGCAGCTTTTTCTTTTTGCCGCTCCCCGATACGAAATCCGCGGGGAATCTGCGATGCTCGACGCCAACATGAGCCGTTTTCTGCAGCACTGGCGCACTTCTACGACCGCTCCCATCCGGGAAGGGAATTACACCAACGTGCGGCTCTGCGCCGATTGCGGCGATACCAAAACCGTCGCCCTCACCTTCGACGATTCCCCCGACGAAAATACGACGTTCGCGATTCTCGACGTCCTCAAACGCTACGACGTCAAAGCGAGCTTTTTCATGATTGCCGCTCCGATGAATGACCTCAACGCCACCGCGGTGAAACGGGCACACGACGAGGGGCACCTGGTCCTCAACCACAGTTTTACCCATCCGCGCCTCACCGTCTTGCCGCCCGAACGGCTTATCGGCGAGATCCGAACGGCTTCGGAAAAAATCGCTTCGATCACCGGACGTTTCCCCCGTCTCGTGCGTCCCCCCTACGGTTCGATCAGCCGATCCGTCGTCGACACCCTCAACGCCGAAGGGTACACTACCGTTTTATGGTCTCTCGACTCGCTTGACTGGGTCATCAAAGACCCTCTCGAAATCGAGCGCAACGTGATTGCCAACGTCCGTCCCGGCGACATCGTCCTGATGCACAGCTCACGGTCCAATACCGCGACCGCCAAAGCGCTGGGACCCATCATCGAACGGCTGCGGGCGATGGGGTATCGGTTCGAAACCCTGGACCGCCACCTGGGGGTCGAGAGCTACCGTGACCGATAG
- a CDS encoding rhodanese-like domain-containing protein — protein sequence MLRHFALVCALITLPFVPAGAVEYDGEKSYLLETKYDVCIVPPQINDAIAKGVKVIDLKQARALHDQKAHFYDAREKRHFHKSRIKGAKPVHFDVSKAEYMVIELPREKEQPLVFYCYGESCANSYEAALAVRKLGHKNVYWFLNGFNEWKEKGYPLEER from the coding sequence ATGCTACGCCATTTTGCCCTGGTATGTGCTCTCATCACCCTCCCGTTCGTTCCTGCCGGAGCGGTCGAATACGACGGTGAAAAAAGCTACCTGCTCGAAACCAAATACGATGTCTGCATTGTCCCTCCGCAGATTAACGACGCGATCGCCAAAGGGGTTAAAGTAATTGATCTCAAACAGGCCCGGGCCCTACACGACCAGAAAGCCCATTTTTACGACGCGCGGGAAAAACGCCATTTCCATAAATCCCGGATCAAAGGGGCCAAGCCCGTTCATTTCGACGTCTCCAAAGCCGAATACATGGTGATCGAACTGCCACGGGAAAAAGAGCAGCCGCTCGTGTTCTACTGCTACGGCGAATCGTGTGCCAACTCGTACGAAGCGGCACTCGCGGTGCGAAAACTCGGCCATAAAAACGTCTACTGGTTCCTCAACGGTTTCAACGAATGGAAAGAAAAAGGATACCCGCTCGAAGAGCGCTAA
- a CDS encoding YcaO-like family protein codes for MNLLSKNAPLEESIGRMRSTLEAVGCGLVFSQEKHPLEHCYSVNLASTEAPNHIYSNGKGVLSDASVASALGEYIERLQTNNFFIDFHLPQRRYYPDEVAFGFDEPYLDDSLRAVYDPHGEMDDEDWIDYNSDYEDKIVSLPFVKQSSGEKVYIPLNVLSNLYASNGLATGNTPLEAQVQALSEICERHAKIEIIREGYALPRFPDEIIKGFDRLYGDVCALREKGYVVEVLDASLGGRFPVTAISLINPSNSTLFVSFGSHPILQVSLERTMTELMQGRTLAELDAFEVPTFDMSLVADSFNLESHFIDSNGKLGFPFLSAKKSFAFTPWNYTGGSSEEEYAYLCGILREEGKEIYVREYDYLGFYSCQIVVPGFSEVYPIEDMVYNNKNSGKKIRRMVLDFEAFDPEEVLENVESLEDTLNVEKYIGVIFRRNFTMAEFKAQMHLLAGNDEEAIALLEFAGNKTGHLVAELIRMRSRDEAWEDYEEALFNVFGRDRVIEAVRILNGESTLIDVTLHEHYHNMLGLYDRLEAKKALMVR; via the coding sequence ATGAACCTGTTATCGAAAAACGCCCCGCTGGAAGAATCGATCGGGCGTATGCGCTCGACGCTCGAAGCGGTGGGATGCGGACTGGTGTTTTCGCAGGAGAAACACCCTCTTGAACACTGCTATTCGGTCAACCTGGCTTCCACCGAAGCGCCGAATCATATTTACTCCAACGGAAAGGGTGTCCTCTCCGACGCCTCGGTCGCCAGTGCGCTGGGAGAATACATCGAACGGCTCCAGACCAACAATTTTTTCATCGATTTTCATCTCCCTCAGCGGCGCTATTACCCCGATGAGGTGGCATTCGGTTTCGACGAACCTTACCTGGACGACTCCCTGCGTGCCGTCTACGACCCCCATGGAGAGATGGACGACGAGGACTGGATCGACTATAACAGCGACTATGAGGATAAAATCGTTTCGCTGCCGTTTGTCAAACAAAGCTCCGGCGAGAAAGTGTATATCCCTTTGAATGTGTTAAGCAACCTGTACGCGAGCAACGGCCTGGCTACCGGGAATACCCCGCTTGAGGCGCAGGTGCAGGCCCTCAGCGAGATCTGCGAACGCCATGCCAAAATCGAGATCATCCGCGAGGGGTATGCCCTGCCGAGGTTTCCCGACGAGATTATCAAAGGATTCGACCGGTTGTATGGCGACGTCTGTGCGCTGAGGGAAAAAGGGTACGTCGTCGAGGTACTGGATGCGTCACTGGGGGGGCGGTTCCCCGTAACCGCGATCTCGCTGATTAACCCGTCCAATTCGACTCTGTTCGTTTCGTTCGGTTCCCATCCGATTTTGCAGGTGTCGCTGGAGCGGACGATGACCGAACTGATGCAGGGGCGGACCCTTGCCGAACTCGATGCGTTCGAGGTTCCGACGTTCGATATGAGCTTGGTCGCCGACAGTTTCAACCTCGAATCCCATTTTATCGATTCGAACGGCAAACTCGGCTTCCCCTTTTTGAGTGCGAAAAAAAGTTTCGCTTTCACACCGTGGAATTACACGGGAGGCTCGAGCGAGGAAGAGTACGCCTACCTGTGCGGGATACTCCGCGAGGAGGGCAAAGAGATCTACGTCCGCGAATACGATTACCTCGGGTTTTATTCGTGCCAGATCGTCGTTCCGGGATTCTCGGAGGTCTATCCGATCGAGGACATGGTCTACAACAACAAAAACAGCGGCAAAAAAATCCGCCGGATGGTGCTCGATTTCGAAGCGTTCGATCCCGAAGAGGTACTTGAAAACGTCGAATCGCTCGAAGACACTCTCAACGTCGAGAAATACATCGGAGTAATTTTCCGACGTAACTTCACGATGGCCGAATTCAAAGCGCAGATGCACCTTCTGGCGGGGAACGACGAAGAGGCGATTGCCCTGCTCGAATTTGCGGGTAACAAAACGGGCCATCTCGTCGCCGAGCTGATCCGGATGCGCTCGCGCGACGAGGCGTGGGAAGACTATGAAGAAGCGCTTTTCAACGTTTTCGGACGCGATCGGGTGATCGAAGCGGTCCGTATCCTGAACGGGGAGTCCACGCTGATCGACGTCACGCTGCACGAGCATTATCACAACATGCTCGGGCTGTATGACCGCCTCGAAGCGAAAAAAGCGCTGATGGTTCGTTAG
- a CDS encoding Na/Pi symporter, which translates to MTSVMIEAFASLGLFMFGMIYLEDSLKKAAGSSFKKWVKISTDTDAKAVFVGASATALLQSSSVITLMALSLTGAGLMSLQGAIGVIFGSNIGTTATGWIIALIGFKFDIKLIAFVMVGFGGIGSVLFGEGKTRYIFGGFTGFGLIFLGLEGLKESFSSLAHTIDIASLGEYNPLIFLVAGLALTALIQSSSASVAIAQSALFTGILGFEHAAAFVIGANVGTTATAIIGAAGGSSDKKRTAVAHVLFNLFTGIIAFLLLTPLTWSVTHVGLDQSVEALALFHTLFNVLGVVIWFPLIPQLTQWLQTKFLVVKPVMTLYIHNVSRTIPALEHEALRQEVNHLGHKVCAFAVAAIHIPPEEGLKHHGSIAKILETYKQPLSPSPLERYHDLQHLQGEILDYASALSVRIQLPEIRKEFDQTLYMATQLIGASKSIRDILHDIEMLSESDSREMEAFFHELRYQILALCMHYTDWLNGDAEAHAKLEALFTKLDTSYKNSLAILNDMIVNYKISKQMTAIFMNITHITRNFSKALYKSMSSQNEG; encoded by the coding sequence GTGACCTCGGTGATGATTGAAGCGTTCGCTTCCCTTGGACTGTTCATGTTCGGGATGATTTATCTCGAAGATTCTCTCAAAAAAGCGGCGGGTTCTTCCTTCAAAAAATGGGTGAAGATTTCCACCGATACCGATGCCAAAGCCGTTTTCGTAGGAGCCTCGGCGACGGCTTTGCTTCAAAGCTCTTCAGTGATCACCCTGATGGCGTTGTCGTTGACCGGGGCGGGGCTGATGAGTCTGCAGGGCGCTATCGGGGTGATCTTCGGTTCCAATATCGGCACAACCGCAACCGGATGGATCATCGCGCTGATCGGCTTTAAATTCGACATCAAACTGATCGCTTTCGTCATGGTCGGATTCGGAGGGATCGGCAGCGTTTTGTTCGGCGAAGGCAAAACGCGCTACATTTTCGGGGGCTTTACCGGCTTCGGCCTTATTTTTCTGGGGCTTGAAGGGCTCAAAGAGAGTTTTTCATCATTGGCCCACACCATCGACATCGCTTCTTTGGGCGAATACAACCCGCTCATTTTTCTCGTTGCGGGATTGGCACTGACCGCGCTCATCCAAAGCAGCTCCGCGTCCGTGGCGATCGCCCAAAGCGCATTGTTCACCGGTATTTTGGGGTTTGAGCATGCGGCGGCGTTCGTCATCGGCGCCAATGTCGGCACGACGGCCACCGCGATTATCGGTGCGGCGGGGGGGTCAAGCGACAAAAAGCGTACCGCGGTGGCGCACGTGCTCTTCAATCTCTTTACCGGCATCATCGCCTTTCTCCTGCTTACGCCCTTGACGTGGTCGGTCACCCATGTCGGGCTCGATCAGAGCGTCGAAGCGCTGGCGCTTTTCCATACCCTTTTCAATGTGCTGGGGGTTGTCATATGGTTCCCGCTGATCCCGCAGCTGACGCAATGGCTGCAAACGAAATTCCTAGTCGTCAAACCGGTCATGACGCTCTACATCCACAACGTATCCCGCACGATCCCGGCATTGGAGCACGAAGCCCTGCGTCAGGAGGTGAACCATCTGGGGCACAAGGTGTGCGCTTTTGCCGTCGCGGCGATCCATATCCCTCCCGAGGAGGGGTTGAAACATCACGGCTCGATTGCCAAAATTCTCGAAACCTACAAACAGCCGCTCTCCCCGTCACCGCTTGAACGTTATCACGATCTGCAGCATCTGCAGGGGGAGATTCTCGATTACGCCAGCGCGCTATCGGTACGCATTCAACTTCCCGAAATTCGCAAAGAGTTTGATCAAACCCTCTATATGGCAACACAACTGATCGGGGCATCGAAATCCATCCGGGATATTTTGCACGATATCGAGATGCTCAGCGAATCCGACAGCAGAGAAATGGAAGCGTTTTTTCATGAGCTGCGCTATCAGATTCTCGCCCTTTGTATGCACTACACCGACTGGCTAAACGGCGACGCCGAAGCGCATGCCAAGCTCGAAGCGCTTTTTACGAAACTCGATACCAGCTACAAAAACAGTCTCGCGATCTTGAACGATATGATCGTCAATTACAAAATTTCCAAACAGATGACGGCCATTTTCATGAACATCACCCACATCACCCGCAATTTTTCAAAAGCGCTGTACAAAAGCATGTCATCCCAAAACGAGGGATAA